The genomic window GGCCTCGACGCCCCGCTCTATCACGGCAGCGCGGCCACGTTCACCCTCGGCGGATTCGGCGGCACCACGGGCAAAGCCGTCGCTGCGGGCGATGTTCTGCACGTCGTCACCGACCGCGCGGGACTGACCGAACCGGCTCCGGCGCAGACGCGGCCCGAGTTCACCCACGAATGGCAGCTGGCCGTCGGCATCGGCCCGCAGACCGCTCCCGCCTACTTCACCGACGCGGACATGGAGCAGTTCGCGGCGCACCCGTGGCGGGTCGGCAGCCACGCCAATCGCACCGGCATCCGGCTGGAGGGCCCCAAGCCGACCTGGTCGCGGGCCGACGGCGGCGACGCCGGTCTGCATCCGTCGAACCTGCACGACAACCCCTACAGCGTCGGCGCGCTCAACGTCTCGGGCGACACCCCCATCCTGCTCGGCCCGGACGGACCGAGCCTCGGCGGTTTCGCGTGCCCGATCACCGTGATCTCGGCGCACCGGTGGAAACTCGGCCAGCTCCGCCCCGGCGACACGGTCCGGTTCGTGCCCGTGGACGACGCCGAGGCCACCGCGCTGCGCCGCTCCGGCGACCGGCGCGCGAAGGCGACGGTCTCCGCCACCAGCGACGCACTCGGCGATCGCGGCGTCCTCGGCACGGCGCCCGAGGACGAAGGCAGACCGCGGGTCGCGTACCTGCGCGGCGGTGACGACAACATCCTGGTCGAATACGGCGAGATGGTGCTCGATCTCGGTCTGCGCATGCGGGTGCACGCGCTCGCCGAGGCGTTGGCCGCGGCAGGCCTGCCCGGCATCGTGGACGTGACCCCGGGCGTCCGTTCGCTGCACATCCACTTCGATCCCGACGTACTCGCCCAGCACCGGTTGCTCGGCACACTGGTCGAGCTGGAAGCGGTGCTGCCCGCCACCCACGATCTCGTGGTGCCGAGCCGCACCATCCGGCTGCCGCTCTCCTTCGACGACCCCTCCATCGCCGAAGCGATCGACCGCTACCGCAGCGGTGTTCGCGACACCGCGCCGTGGCTGCCGTCGAACGTCGAATTCATCAGGCGCATCAACGGACTCGACAGCGTCGAGCAAGTTCGCGATACCGTGTTCGACGCCGAGTACTTGGTGCTCGGCCTCGGCGACGTGTATCTGGGTGCGCCGCTGGCGGTTCCGCTCGATCCGCGGCACCGCCTGGTGACCACCAAGTACAACCCGGCGCGCACCTGGACACCCTCCGACGCGGTCGGCATCGGCGGCAAGTACCTGTGCGTGTACGGCATGGCGTCCCCCGGCGGTTACCAGCTGATCGGCCGGACCGTGCCGATCTGGTCCAGCTACCGGCAGTCCGCGCCCTTCCAGCCGGGCACCCCTTGGCTGTTCCGGTTCTTCGACCGCATCGTGTGGGAGCCGGTGAGCCCCGAGGAACTGCTCGAGCATCGCGCGGCGGCGGCCGCGGGCCGGTTCGACGCCGAGGTGAGCGATGGGACCTTCGCGCTGGCCGATCATCTGCGTCTGCTCACCGAAAACGCCGAATCCATCGCCGAATTCGAGGCGAAGCAGACGGCCGCGTTCGAGGCGGAGAAGCGGGCGTGGCACGCGGCGGGCGAATTCGAGCGTACGGCGACGGAGCCGGAGCAGCTCGAATCCGTCGCGGACCCGTTGGCCGGGCTGCCACCCGACGCCACCGTCGTGACGGCGCCGATGATCGGCAATGTGTGGCGAGTCGAGGTCGAGGAAGGGCAGCGGCTCGCGGCAGGCGCGCCGGTCGCCATCCTGGAGGCCATGAAGCTGGAGCTGCCTGTGCACAGTCCGGGCGCGGGCACCGTGCTCAGGGTGCTGACCGCGCCGGGCGCCAAGGTGGCCCCTGGTACCCCGCTAGCCGTGATCGGAGTGGACGAATGACCGCAGGTGTCGTTGGTATCCAGCAGGATTCGCCCACCGCGCGGGTCGCGGCCGCGTATCGGCGCATCGCCGAGGTCGACCGCCCCGAGGTGTGGATCACGCTGCGTCCCGAGCACGAGACCGCCGCCGACGCCGCCGAAGTGGAACGGCGGCTCGCGGCGGGCGAGACGCTGCCGCTGGCCGGACAGCTCGTCGCGGTCAAGGACAACATCGACGTGGCGGGCCTGCCCACCACCGCGGCCTGCCCCGAATTCGCCTATACCGCGACCGTCACCGCGGCGTCCGTGGCTCGGCTCCAAGCGGCAGGCGCCATCGTGCTCGGCAAGACGAACCTGGACCAGTTCGCCACCGGCCTGGTCGGCACCCGGAGCCCGTACGGCGCGGTGCGGCATGCCGAGCATCCCGAGCTGATCTCCGGCGGCTCGTCCTCGGGTTCGGCGGTCGCGGTCGCGCTCGGCCTCGCCGACATCGGCGTCGGCACCGACACGGCCGGGTCGGGCCGGGTGCCCGCCGCGCTGCACGGCATCGTCGGGATCAAGGCCACGCTCGGGATCATCCCGGCGCACGGTGTCGTCCCGGCCTGCGCGGACTACGACGCCGTCACGGTGTTCGCCGCGGACCTCGACCGGGCGGTCACCGCCGCGGCGGTGATGGCTGGTCCCGAAGCGGACGATCCGCGCAGTCGCGACTGGCCCGCCGACGTGCGGTTCGCCGCGCCGCGAACCCCGCGCGTCGCGGTGCCGCGGGCCGCGGACCTCGTCGCCCTGAGCGACGAATACCGCGACGCCTTCGCCAGAACCGTTGCCGCCGTAGCTGATTCCGGCATCGAGACGGTCGAGCTGGACATCTCGCCGCTGCTGGACGCGGCGCTGCTGCTCTACGACGGCGCGATCGTCGCGGAACGCTATGCCGCGGTGGGGCGATTCCTGGCGACCGGTCCGGCGGGCGCGGATCCGACGGTGGCGGCCATCATCGGCGCGGCCGAGTCCACTACCGGTCCCGCTTTCGCCGCCGACCTCGACACGCTGACGCGCACACGCGCGAGAACCGCGCAGCTGCTGCGGGACTGCGACGCGCTGCTGCTGCCGACCACCACCGAGCACCCGAGTATCGCGGCGGTGCAGGCGGACCCGGTCGGCATCAACCGCCGCATGGGTACCTACACCAACTTCTGCAACCTGCTGGACATGGCGGCCGTCGCCGTGCCCGGCCGACCGACCGCGTCGGGCACCCCCTTCGGCGTGATGGTGGTGACGCCGGCCTTCGGCGATCAGGTCGCGATCGATATCGCCGCCCGCATCGGCGGACTCGCGCACGCGCCGCTACTGATCGAGGACGGGGTGCAGCTCGCCGTGTTCGGCGCGCACCTGCGCGGCCAGCCGCTGCACTGGCAGTTGGAGCGGATCGGCGCCCGGTTCGCCGGCGAGATCCACACCACCGATGCCTATCGGCTGACCGCTCTCGACACCGTCCCCGCCAAGCCGGGACTGGTCCGGCACGGTGCGGGCCGCGGCGCGCCGATCCTCGGCGAGTTGTTCACCGTCTCGCGTGCCGGGCTCGGCGGCTTCTTGGCGGAGCTGCCCCCGCCCATGGCGTTGACCAGCATCGAACTCGCCGATGGACGGTCCGTTGTCGGTTTCGCCTGCACCTACGACGCGGCGCTGACCGCCACCGACATCACCGAGTTCGGTGGCTGGAAGGCATATCTGAACGCCGCGAACTGAGCCCGCGCACCCTTTCGATGGCCCGGCAGCCGACCCGCTGCCGGGCCATCGGCGTCTGCACCTCCGCCGATTTAGACATTTGTACTAGACAAACGTGCAACCCATCTGTTAGACATTTGTCTAAGACATTCGAGCCAGGAGCGCCGACATGAGCATCACCCCAACCACCAACTCCCTCCGCGTGCTGATCAGCGGCGGCGGCATCGGCGGCAATGCCGTTGCGCTGCAACTGCTTCGCGCGGGCATCCGCGCCACCGTCGTCGAGCGGGCCGCCGCGCCGCGCCCCGGCGGGCAGGCGGTGGACCTGCGCGGACCAAGCCGCGAGGTCGCCGAGCGAATGGGACTGATGCCCGGCATCGTGGCCCGACGGCTCGACGAACGCGGCATGCTCTACCTCGACCACGCCGGCCGCGAGGAACTGCGCGTGCCCGCCGAACTGTTCGACGGCAAAGGCGGCGTCGCCGAAATCGAGATCACCAGGGGCGATCTGAACCAGGTTCTGCTGGACGCGCTGACGGAGGCGGGCGGTGTCGACTACCGCTACGGCGAGTGGATCACCGAGATCGGCCAGGACGCGGAGGGCGTCGAGGTCACCTTCGCCTCGGGCGCCGTCGAGCGCTTCGACATCCTGATCGGCGCCGACGGATTGCATTCCGCGACAAGGCGATTGGTGTTCGGGCCGGACGAGGATTTCGCCACCTACCTGGGCGGATACATGTCGTTCTTCACCATGCCGACGCCGGAAGGCACCGAGCCGCACTGGTTCTCGATGCA from Nocardia bhagyanarayanae includes these protein-coding regions:
- the uca gene encoding urea carboxylase, with amino-acid sequence MEFDTVLVANRGEIAGRVLRTAKALGLKTVAVYSDADAAAPHVAAADAAVRLGPAQAAESYLRADLVIEAALATGAGAIHPGYGFLSENADFAAAVAEAGIAFVGPTPEQLRIFGDKHAAREAAKRVRVPLIPGSGLLESADHAVAEAERIGFPVMLKAVGGGGGIGMQSCFTADELRAAYLRVQRLAATNFSSTGVFLERFVARARHVEVQLFGDGHGRVVSLGTRDCSLQRRNQKVIEEAPAPGLGAELTDQLLAASRELAKSVDYRSAGTVEFVYDAERGAASFLEMNTRLQVEHPVTEAITGVDLVEWMLRLAGGDATMLDVLPETGPAQAGWAVEARVYAEDPGQDYRPNAGLITAAEFPVVVRVDTWVDTGTEVSPYYDPLLAKVIAAGPTRDAAFTDLADALAATRIHGVQTNLAQLHAAATDSRVRAAYHVTGTLADIQPTAPRIDVLRGGTMTTIQDLPGRIGLWEVGIPPSGPMDDLSFTLANAAVGNPPGVPALECTLQGPRLRFAATTVVCVTGADAPVTVDDEPAPMWEPITIPAGSVLDIGAPNDAGLRTYLAVRGGLDAPLYHGSAATFTLGGFGGTTGKAVAAGDVLHVVTDRAGLTEPAPAQTRPEFTHEWQLAVGIGPQTAPAYFTDADMEQFAAHPWRVGSHANRTGIRLEGPKPTWSRADGGDAGLHPSNLHDNPYSVGALNVSGDTPILLGPDGPSLGGFACPITVISAHRWKLGQLRPGDTVRFVPVDDAEATALRRSGDRRAKATVSATSDALGDRGVLGTAPEDEGRPRVAYLRGGDDNILVEYGEMVLDLGLRMRVHALAEALAAAGLPGIVDVTPGVRSLHIHFDPDVLAQHRLLGTLVELEAVLPATHDLVVPSRTIRLPLSFDDPSIAEAIDRYRSGVRDTAPWLPSNVEFIRRINGLDSVEQVRDTVFDAEYLVLGLGDVYLGAPLAVPLDPRHRLVTTKYNPARTWTPSDAVGIGGKYLCVYGMASPGGYQLIGRTVPIWSSYRQSAPFQPGTPWLFRFFDRIVWEPVSPEELLEHRAAAAAGRFDAEVSDGTFALADHLRLLTENAESIAEFEAKQTAAFEAEKRAWHAAGEFERTATEPEQLESVADPLAGLPPDATVVTAPMIGNVWRVEVEEGQRLAAGAPVAILEAMKLELPVHSPGAGTVLRVLTAPGAKVAPGTPLAVIGVDE
- the atzF gene encoding allophanate hydrolase translates to MTAGVVGIQQDSPTARVAAAYRRIAEVDRPEVWITLRPEHETAADAAEVERRLAAGETLPLAGQLVAVKDNIDVAGLPTTAACPEFAYTATVTAASVARLQAAGAIVLGKTNLDQFATGLVGTRSPYGAVRHAEHPELISGGSSSGSAVAVALGLADIGVGTDTAGSGRVPAALHGIVGIKATLGIIPAHGVVPACADYDAVTVFAADLDRAVTAAAVMAGPEADDPRSRDWPADVRFAAPRTPRVAVPRAADLVALSDEYRDAFARTVAAVADSGIETVELDISPLLDAALLLYDGAIVAERYAAVGRFLATGPAGADPTVAAIIGAAESTTGPAFAADLDTLTRTRARTAQLLRDCDALLLPTTTEHPSIAAVQADPVGINRRMGTYTNFCNLLDMAAVAVPGRPTASGTPFGVMVVTPAFGDQVAIDIAARIGGLAHAPLLIEDGVQLAVFGAHLRGQPLHWQLERIGARFAGEIHTTDAYRLTALDTVPAKPGLVRHGAGRGAPILGELFTVSRAGLGGFLAELPPPMALTSIELADGRSVVGFACTYDAALTATDITEFGGWKAYLNAAN
- a CDS encoding FAD-dependent monooxygenase — encoded protein: MSITPTTNSLRVLISGGGIGGNAVALQLLRAGIRATVVERAAAPRPGGQAVDLRGPSREVAERMGLMPGIVARRLDERGMLYLDHAGREELRVPAELFDGKGGVAEIEITRGDLNQVLLDALTEAGGVDYRYGEWITEIGQDAEGVEVTFASGAVERFDILIGADGLHSATRRLVFGPDEDFATYLGGYMSFFTMPTPEGTEPHWFSMHSLVGATGIGLRPDADPATCKAIVMLRGAADPALRRDVAAQQRLIRDRLAGGGWHSAAISAAMTEAEDFYFDELARIDMPSWIRGRVALLGDAGYCGSPLTGQGTAMALVGAYVLAGEIASRAADPEAALARYEEVLRPFVAKAQELPPGGLRAMTPKTRLGIRAGRAVARLMTAKVMKPLMMRMLTATESYDLPTYSAQPNAVRR